Proteins encoded by one window of Vidua chalybeata isolate OUT-0048 chromosome 8, bVidCha1 merged haplotype, whole genome shotgun sequence:
- the ZP4 gene encoding zona pellucida sperm-binding protein 4, with amino-acid sequence MNTDPPLDISSTLALWFSSECKQTLLSSDTEGKAHALQNDSGCGLLVSGTPDGSRKVSISYAGCYVFEWDHNYLILVGLEETDAAGQKVLHEEALLRCPVGLPALDAPSSSVCLAVPSQDRLPCASLPISQGDCEAQGCCYDPRDRMKPCYFGNTVTAHCTPDGQFSIAVSRDVTLPPVALDSVQLASGHSTGCVPVLTNNAFVVYQFPLSACGTTFQVTGDQAIYENELVASRDVKAGSLGSVTRDSIFRLHVRCTYSISGSSVPLSVQVFTLPPLPAVSQAGPLSLELRVASDGSYTSYYTDSDYPVVKTLRDPVYAEVKILQRTDPDLILVLHHCWATPSTNPQQQQQWPILVDGCPYAGDNYQTQLIPLSFTSGLLLPSHYQRFTLYTFAFVNSISHEKLSGLVYLHCSASVCHRSLKESCTTTCPPRVRGKRSAEHPFQEGTSHVSSKGPVIFLQDELRQDTAKDGLGVVVHAAAPWALGFAAVATGTALCVVLVVSVLWQRKVSAMHEIIGLQ; translated from the exons ATGAATACAGACCCACCTCTTGACATTAGCTCAACTCTTGCCCTTTGGTTTTCTTCAGAGTGCAAGCAGACTCTGCTGAGTTCAG ATACTGAAGGGAAGGCACATGCTCTGCAGAATGACTCTGGCTGTGGGCTCTTGGTATCAGGGACACCAGATGGCTCCAGGAAAGTATCGATCTCTTATGCTGGCTGTTATGTCTTTGAATGG GATCACAATTACCTTATACTGGTTGGGCTTGAAGAAACAGATGCTGCTGGGCAAAAGGTTCTTCATGAAGAGGCGCTGCTCAGGTGCCCTGTGGGCCTTCCTG CCCTGGATGCTCCAAGCAGTAGTGTCTGTTTGGCTGTTCCCAGCCAGGACCGGCTGCCGTGTGCCTCCCTGCCCATCAGCCAGGGAGACTGTGAAGCACAAGGCTGCTGCTATGACCCCAGAGACAGGATGAAGCCTTGCTACTTTGGTAACACAG TGACAGCTCATTGCACACCAGATGGCCAGTTTTCCATTGCTGTTTCTCGAGATGTGACCCTGCCACCTGTTGCCCTGGACTCAGTGCAACTGGCCAGTGGACACAGTactggctgtgtccctgtcctaACAAACAATGCCTTTGTTGTGTACCAGTTTCCACTCTCTGCCTGTGGCACTACTTTTCAG GTGACTGGAGACCAGGCCATATATGAGAATGAGTTGGTGGCAAGCAGGGATGTGAAGGCTGGGAGCCTTGGCTCTGTCACTAGGGATAGCATTTTCAG GTTACATGTGCGATGTACTTATTCCATCAGTGGGAGTTCCGTTCCCTTGAGTGTTCAGGTCTTCACGTTGccacccctccctgctgtgtcccaggcAGGTCCTCTGTCTTTGGAGCTCCGTGTTGCATCCG ATGGAAGCTACACTTCCTACTATACAGACAGTGACTATCCTGTGGTGAAGACTCTGAGAGACCCTGTTTATGCAGAGGTCAAGATCCTTCAGAGAACAGACCCAGACCTGATTTTAGTTCTGCACCACTGCTGGGCCACACCAAGCACCAACccccagcaacagcagcagtggcCAATTTTGGTGGATGG GTGCCCTTATGCAGGGGACAACTATCAGACACAGCTGATACCTCTGAGTTTCACCTCAGGATTACTGTTGCCCTCTCATTACCAGCGTTTCACCCTCTACACGTTCGCCTTTGTGAACTCCATTTCCCATGAGAAACTCTCTGGGCTG GTGTACCTGCACTGCAGTGCTTCCGTGTGCCACCGGTCTCTAAAGGAGTCCTGCACCACCACTTGTCCTCCCAGAGTCA GAGGAAAAAGGAGTGCTGAGCATCCTTTTCAGGAAGGTACTTCCCATGTCTCCAGCAAAGGCCCTGTGATTTTCCTCCAGGATGAGCTAAGACAGGACACAGCCAAGGATGGCCTTG GAGTGGTTGTGCATGCTGCAGCCCCCTGGGCTCTGGGATTTGCTGCTGTGGCAACTgggacagctctgtgtgtggtgCTTGTGGTTTCTGTGCTGTGGCAAAGGAAGGTGTCAGCCATGCATGAAATCATTGGATTGCAATAA